The proteins below come from a single Prolixibacter sp. NT017 genomic window:
- a CDS encoding NAD(P)(+) transhydrogenase (Re/Si-specific) subunit beta, whose translation MDKIIGTLNGTPFTMGETLLQLSYLLAALLFVYGLKLLSHPETARRGNIIAGAGMLLAMISTMFLHKNADGQGIALTNIWIIIVSIGVGTVLGWYIARTVKMTAMPQLVSFFNATGGLASALVALLEFPHADITDVRLVLVTLLGLVIGSIAFSGSMIAYGKLDGKIKDIRAGIMKYVNIALLIFVVAMFVYMLVSGKSTEELSWELYVLFGVSLLYGVMFVMPIGGADMPVVISLLNSFTGIAAAMAGFIYNNQAMILGGILVGSAGSILTVLMCNAMNRSLLNVIVGAFGGGPSSAQAEGGTMKEITLSDASILLSYSQNVVIIPGYGLAVAQAQHVCHELDQLLSSKGVNVRYAIHPVAGRMPGHMNVLLAEADVPYSQLVEMDDINPDMPSTDVAVVIGANDTVNPAALTDPGSPIAGMPIIHAHEAKNIIVMKRGRGKGYAGIENQLFFGEKTRLLFGNAKDSLQALVNEIKSL comes from the coding sequence ATGGATAAGATTATCGGAACACTAAACGGTACGCCCTTTACAATGGGCGAAACCCTGCTTCAGCTCAGCTATTTGCTGGCTGCTCTCTTGTTTGTTTATGGACTGAAACTGCTAAGTCATCCCGAAACGGCGCGTCGGGGAAACATTATTGCCGGAGCCGGTATGCTGCTGGCCATGATTTCAACCATGTTTCTGCATAAAAATGCAGATGGACAAGGCATTGCCTTAACGAATATCTGGATCATTATCGTATCGATTGGCGTTGGAACTGTCCTGGGCTGGTACATAGCCCGGACCGTAAAAATGACCGCTATGCCACAACTGGTATCTTTCTTCAATGCCACCGGAGGTTTGGCTTCGGCATTAGTTGCTTTACTGGAATTTCCTCATGCCGACATCACCGATGTGCGGCTTGTTCTGGTCACCCTTTTGGGGCTTGTTATCGGTAGTATCGCCTTTAGCGGTTCGATGATTGCTTACGGAAAGCTGGACGGCAAAATCAAGGATATTAGGGCCGGTATCATGAAGTATGTCAACATTGCGCTGCTCATTTTTGTCGTAGCCATGTTTGTGTACATGCTCGTATCCGGAAAAAGTACCGAAGAACTCAGCTGGGAGCTTTACGTCCTCTTCGGCGTTTCGCTTCTTTATGGAGTCATGTTTGTGATGCCAATTGGAGGTGCCGACATGCCGGTCGTGATTTCGTTGCTGAACAGTTTTACCGGTATTGCAGCGGCCATGGCTGGTTTTATTTATAACAACCAGGCGATGATTCTGGGCGGCATTTTGGTTGGCTCGGCCGGAAGTATCCTGACTGTACTGATGTGTAACGCCATGAACCGTTCCCTGCTCAATGTGATTGTAGGAGCTTTTGGTGGAGGTCCTTCTTCCGCGCAAGCCGAAGGTGGAACGATGAAGGAAATTACCTTAAGCGATGCTTCCATCCTGTTAAGCTATTCGCAGAATGTGGTTATTATTCCCGGCTACGGATTAGCCGTTGCCCAGGCACAACATGTCTGTCACGAGCTTGACCAGTTGTTGTCGTCGAAAGGTGTCAACGTGCGGTATGCCATTCACCCTGTTGCCGGTCGCATGCCCGGACACATGAATGTACTGTTGGCGGAAGCGGATGTTCCTTACAGCCAGTTGGTGGAAATGGACGACATCAATCCGGATATGCCCAGTACAGATGTAGCAGTTGTTATCGGTGCGAACGACACGGTCAATCCTGCAGCGTTAACTGATCCCGGTAGTCCCATTGCCGGAATGCCGATTATACATGCTCATGAGGCGAAGAATATTATTGTGATGAAGCGCGGACGAGGGAAAGGTTATGCCGGAATTGAAAATCAGCTATTCTTTGGAGAGAAAACACGATTGCTCTTCGGTAATGCCAAAGATTCGTTACAGGCGCTGGTAAATGAGATTAAGAGTTTGTAA